A single window of Xylocopa sonorina isolate GNS202 chromosome 5, iyXylSono1_principal, whole genome shotgun sequence DNA harbors:
- the LOC143423675 gene encoding uncharacterized protein LOC143423675 isoform X1, producing MTACLTKNESSLVQEIRGSEKHIDEGKTQPATVNQHFQLILDDREMISPNFTKVTPHDLPKWFDESLFKKGQTFFVGNLLSFGTVQVSGLLAILSVPDILEILVFTKKSSTLCLSYKRYIQTLLYTYDLFRSDILLPDSKWFKALNMIRLKHSYASKKRMEQKLHGIYQKDMAITQFGFIGYAFICPELVGLTHATTEEMEGFLHFWRVTAHMLGITDRINICRKTIGETRELCRRINDEIIVKHLDEPLPDFEQLTRNAIDGLWYADPTINTDAFMYTTYNMSGIKYKKPLGWYAQAHMKRREWMLYLCSVPYIGWIVRKLNNYFLTVSYWMLERYPIGAWFAFGKENSKICLYSNT from the exons ATGACCGCGTGTTTGACAAAGAATGAAAGTTCTCTGGTGCAAGAGATTAGGGGTAGTGAAAAGCACATTGACGAAGGTAAAA CACAACCTGCAACGGTGAATCAGCATTTTCAGTTGATCCTGGATGACAGAGAGATGATAAGTCCAAACTTCACGAAAGTGACGCCGCACGATCTACCCAAATGGTTCGACGAAAGCTTGTTCAAGAA AGGACAGACATTTTTCGTGGGAAATTTGCTTTCATTCGGAACCGTACAAGTATCAGGCCTACTAGCGATATTGTCTGTTCCAGACATATTAGAG ATATTGGTATTCACGAAGAAAAGTAGCACGTTATGCTTGTCTTACAAGCGATACATCCAGACACTGCTGTACACGTACGATCTGTTTCGCTCGGACATACTATTGCCGGATTCAAA GTGGTTCAAAGCGTTGAACATGATTCGTTTGAAACACTCGTACGCCAGCAAGAAACGAATGGAACAGAAGCTTCACGGGATATACCAGAAGGACATGGCGATCACGCAATTCGGTTTTATAGGATACGCTTTTATATGCCCCGAACTGGTAGGTCTGACACACGCAACCACCGAAGAAATGGAAGGTTTCCTTCATTTCTGGCGTGTCACTGCTCACATGCTTGGCATTACGGATAG AATAAACATCTGCAGGAAGACTATAGGGGAAACGAGGGAACTGTGCAGAAGAATCAATGACGAGATAATCGTGAAACATTTGGATGAACCACTGCCCGATTTTGAACAGTTAACAAGGAATGCGATAGACGGCTTGTGGTACGCCGATCCAACAATCAATACGGATGcctttatgtataccacgtacaacATGTCGGGAATAAAAT ACAAGAAGCCCCTAGGGTGGTACGCCCAGGCCCATATGAAACGACGCGAATGGATGTTGTATTTATGCA GTGTTCCTTATATTGGTTGGATAGTAAGGAAGCTGAATAATTACTTTTTGACAGTGTCCTATTGGATGCTCGAAAGGTATCCGATTGGTGCTTGGTTCGCGTTTGGTAAAGAAAATTCCAAAATATGTTTGTATTCGAATACGTAA
- the LOC143423675 gene encoding uncharacterized protein LOC143423675 isoform X2, with protein MISPNFTKVTPHDLPKWFDESLFKKGQTFFVGNLLSFGTVQVSGLLAILSVPDILEILVFTKKSSTLCLSYKRYIQTLLYTYDLFRSDILLPDSKWFKALNMIRLKHSYASKKRMEQKLHGIYQKDMAITQFGFIGYAFICPELVGLTHATTEEMEGFLHFWRVTAHMLGITDRINICRKTIGETRELCRRINDEIIVKHLDEPLPDFEQLTRNAIDGLWYADPTINTDAFMYTTYNMSGIKYKKPLGWYAQAHMKRREWMLYLCSVPYIGWIVRKLNNYFLTVSYWMLERYPIGAWFAFGKENSKICLYSNT; from the exons ATGATAAGTCCAAACTTCACGAAAGTGACGCCGCACGATCTACCCAAATGGTTCGACGAAAGCTTGTTCAAGAA AGGACAGACATTTTTCGTGGGAAATTTGCTTTCATTCGGAACCGTACAAGTATCAGGCCTACTAGCGATATTGTCTGTTCCAGACATATTAGAG ATATTGGTATTCACGAAGAAAAGTAGCACGTTATGCTTGTCTTACAAGCGATACATCCAGACACTGCTGTACACGTACGATCTGTTTCGCTCGGACATACTATTGCCGGATTCAAA GTGGTTCAAAGCGTTGAACATGATTCGTTTGAAACACTCGTACGCCAGCAAGAAACGAATGGAACAGAAGCTTCACGGGATATACCAGAAGGACATGGCGATCACGCAATTCGGTTTTATAGGATACGCTTTTATATGCCCCGAACTGGTAGGTCTGACACACGCAACCACCGAAGAAATGGAAGGTTTCCTTCATTTCTGGCGTGTCACTGCTCACATGCTTGGCATTACGGATAG AATAAACATCTGCAGGAAGACTATAGGGGAAACGAGGGAACTGTGCAGAAGAATCAATGACGAGATAATCGTGAAACATTTGGATGAACCACTGCCCGATTTTGAACAGTTAACAAGGAATGCGATAGACGGCTTGTGGTACGCCGATCCAACAATCAATACGGATGcctttatgtataccacgtacaacATGTCGGGAATAAAAT ACAAGAAGCCCCTAGGGTGGTACGCCCAGGCCCATATGAAACGACGCGAATGGATGTTGTATTTATGCA GTGTTCCTTATATTGGTTGGATAGTAAGGAAGCTGAATAATTACTTTTTGACAGTGTCCTATTGGATGCTCGAAAGGTATCCGATTGGTGCTTGGTTCGCGTTTGGTAAAGAAAATTCCAAAATATGTTTGTATTCGAATACGTAA